A region of Flavobacterium album DNA encodes the following proteins:
- the nfi gene encoding deoxyribonuclease V (cleaves DNA at apurinic or apyrimidinic sites), translated as MLNYDNTSLIEATEMQNEMRHRVSLITENRNITTIAGGDISHNKDTDTVFAGIVVLSYPDMQLVSYSLVVAETKFPYVPQYLGFREVPPLLLAWEQLPQKPDLIVLDGQGVTHPRRMGIASHFGVLTDHPAIGCAKNMLFGNYAPLGLEKLSNSPIISLDEVMGYALRTKSGVKPVYISPGHKVSVKDSLTIMEKCVLKHRIPEPTRLAHEKVNLFRVGKLKAGYHVENVQGSLF; from the coding sequence ATGCTGAATTATGACAACACCTCGCTTATCGAGGCCACAGAAATGCAAAACGAAATGCGGCACCGCGTTTCCCTGATTACCGAAAACAGGAACATCACGACCATTGCAGGCGGTGATATTTCGCATAACAAAGATACCGATACCGTTTTTGCAGGTATAGTGGTCCTTAGCTACCCCGATATGCAGCTGGTGTCGTATTCCCTTGTGGTTGCAGAGACGAAATTTCCCTATGTACCGCAGTACCTGGGCTTCCGTGAAGTTCCTCCCCTGCTGTTGGCCTGGGAACAGCTTCCTCAAAAACCCGACCTGATAGTCCTTGACGGCCAGGGCGTGACACACCCGAGGCGTATGGGCATCGCGTCGCATTTTGGCGTACTTACAGACCACCCGGCTATTGGCTGTGCGAAGAACATGCTCTTCGGCAACTATGCCCCTCTAGGTCTCGAAAAGCTTAGCAACAGTCCCATAATAAGCCTTGATGAAGTGATGGGTTATGCCTTGCGTACCAAATCGGGCGTGAAGCCGGTGTATATTTCGCCCGGGCATAAGGTCTCGGTAAAAGATAGCCTCACCATTATGGAAAAATGCGTATTGAAGCACCGCATCCCCGAGCCCACCCGCCTCGCGCATGAGAAAGTGAACCTGTTCCGTGTGGGGAAATTAAAGGCTGGCTATCATGTGGAGAATGTACAGGGAAGTTTGTTCTGA
- a CDS encoding DEAD/DEAH box helicase, giving the protein MERENEAGDRKELYHYQQEDIDAIFEKFEGKPDNYHLLYQLPTGGGKTVIFSEIARRYIEKYNRKVLVLTHRIELSKQTSQMLKSFGVKNTVIDSGVKDLPYNNDYSCYVAMVETLNNRLKDKKFHMDYVGLVIVDEAHYNSFRKLFTYFKNSLFLGVTATPLSSNIDLPMYETYNELIVGEPIQSLIDKKFLAKAVMYGYDVELTSLKLGINGDYTVGSSDELYSRSSMQDLLLQSYESRAKGKKTLIFNNGINTSLYVYETFKAAGLPIKHLDNRTPENDRKKILSWFHKTPDAILTSVSILTTGFDEPTVEAIILNRATRSLTLYFQMIGRGSRKLPEKDVFTVIDLGNNAQRFGLWNDPVDWQYIFKHPEQFLESIRTDAEIESYHVYAMTDEVRAKFAKTIDVTFDIEEEFRKAAEEKHKPKTVIEHSIRQHAFMCIENAETISEARKLAKLLDPDIEYRVKQYAKLLAKTTKNYREWLIEDYKNRLTVMIGRIFNKYQAGDEEPLELKKL; this is encoded by the coding sequence ATGGAAAGAGAAAACGAAGCAGGGGACAGGAAAGAGCTGTACCATTATCAGCAGGAAGACATTGATGCTATTTTTGAAAAGTTTGAAGGCAAGCCGGATAATTATCATTTGCTGTACCAGCTCCCAACCGGAGGAGGCAAGACGGTTATCTTCTCGGAGATCGCACGCCGTTATATAGAGAAATACAACAGAAAGGTACTTGTGCTCACCCACCGCATAGAGTTGAGCAAGCAGACCTCCCAGATGCTGAAAAGCTTTGGGGTTAAGAACACCGTTATAGACAGCGGGGTAAAGGACCTTCCGTACAACAATGATTATTCCTGCTATGTGGCGATGGTGGAAACCCTCAACAACCGCCTTAAGGATAAAAAGTTCCATATGGACTATGTCGGGTTGGTAATTGTCGATGAGGCGCATTACAATTCCTTCCGCAAGCTGTTCACCTACTTTAAAAACTCACTGTTCCTTGGGGTTACAGCAACGCCTTTAAGCTCGAATATCGACCTGCCGATGTATGAGACCTACAATGAGCTTATCGTGGGCGAGCCGATCCAGTCGCTCATCGATAAAAAATTCCTTGCAAAGGCAGTGATGTATGGCTATGATGTAGAGCTCACCTCGCTGAAGCTGGGCATCAACGGCGATTATACTGTGGGTTCTTCCGATGAATTGTATTCGCGTTCGTCCATGCAGGATTTGTTGCTGCAATCCTATGAATCGCGTGCCAAGGGCAAAAAAACCCTAATCTTTAACAACGGTATCAACACCTCTTTGTATGTGTACGAAACCTTTAAGGCTGCCGGGCTGCCGATTAAGCACCTGGATAACCGCACACCCGAAAACGACCGTAAAAAGATTCTCAGCTGGTTCCACAAAACGCCCGATGCAATACTTACCTCCGTTTCGATATTAACTACAGGCTTTGACGAGCCTACCGTTGAGGCAATTATCCTAAACAGGGCCACAAGGTCACTTACGCTCTACTTCCAGATGATAGGCCGTGGGTCGCGCAAGCTGCCGGAGAAGGATGTGTTTACGGTAATAGACCTGGGAAACAACGCGCAGCGCTTTGGATTGTGGAATGATCCTGTAGATTGGCAATACATCTTTAAGCACCCTGAGCAATTCCTCGAAAGCATACGTACCGATGCCGAGATAGAAAGCTACCATGTATATGCCATGACCGATGAGGTACGTGCCAAATTTGCCAAAACGATTGACGTTACTTTTGATATTGAAGAAGAATTTCGTAAAGCAGCGGAAGAAAAGCATAAACCTAAAACGGTTATAGAGCATTCAATACGCCAACATGCCTTCATGTGTATTGAAAATGCCGAAACCATATCCGAAGCCCGTAAGCTGGCAAAGCTCCTTGATCCGGATATCGAATACCGAGTAAAGCAATATGCCAAGCTGCTTGCCAAGACTACAAAGAACTACCGCGAATGGCTTATTGAGGATTATAAGAACCGACTTACTGTGATGATAGGCCGTATTTTCAATAAGTACCAGGCAGGCGATGAAGAGCCTCTGGAACTAAAAAAGCTGTAG
- a CDS encoding DUF763 domain-containing protein, with amino-acid sequence MKRSGFADLPLHGGHVPVWLAERMAKLGLAIVETIAMEFSTSAVISKLANPFWFQSFGAVMGMDWHSSGITTSVLGALKRSVNPHSRELGIYICGGKGTHSMKTPDELMAVGNRTGLNGTELAGLSRLTAKVDNTAIQDGFQLYQHNFIVNNKGEWCVVQQGMNNHTSTARRYHWHSENLQSFINEPHTFIYGENRGKILNLTASEAAATREKSLLIVNEHPDKIIKELNHLAMPGHHDVRMEDVNMKRLGAMLWVAHENKPEDFEGLLMLKGMGPRTIQSVALVSEVIYGTPTRFDDPARFSFAHGGKDGHPFPVPVKVFDETISTLQTAIHRAKIGNSDKMQAIKKLSEISWNAEKDFTPNTNFDALIQKERDESWKYGGRTVFGKAKPPKGSDGSQLQLF; translated from the coding sequence ATGAAACGTTCCGGTTTTGCCGACCTTCCGCTGCATGGCGGGCATGTACCTGTGTGGCTGGCCGAGAGGATGGCAAAGCTGGGGCTCGCTATCGTGGAGACCATTGCTATGGAATTCTCCACCTCTGCAGTAATCAGCAAACTGGCTAACCCTTTCTGGTTCCAGAGCTTTGGCGCTGTAATGGGTATGGACTGGCATTCGTCCGGCATTACAACTTCTGTTTTAGGAGCATTGAAGCGTTCGGTCAATCCGCATTCTAGAGAACTTGGCATTTACATTTGCGGTGGCAAAGGCACTCATTCCATGAAAACTCCTGATGAGCTCATGGCTGTTGGCAACCGCACCGGGCTTAACGGCACCGAGCTCGCCGGACTGAGCAGGCTTACCGCCAAAGTTGACAACACAGCAATACAGGATGGCTTCCAGCTCTACCAGCATAATTTTATCGTGAATAACAAAGGCGAATGGTGTGTCGTCCAGCAGGGGATGAACAACCATACAAGCACCGCCCGAAGATATCATTGGCACAGCGAGAACCTGCAATCGTTTATCAATGAGCCGCATACCTTTATTTACGGAGAAAACCGGGGAAAGATACTCAACCTTACAGCTTCGGAAGCTGCGGCAACACGCGAAAAATCGTTATTGATTGTTAACGAGCACCCCGACAAAATAATTAAAGAGCTAAACCACCTTGCCATGCCCGGCCACCACGATGTAAGGATGGAAGATGTGAACATGAAGCGGCTTGGCGCTATGCTCTGGGTAGCCCATGAGAATAAGCCTGAGGACTTTGAAGGCCTGCTGATGCTGAAAGGCATGGGGCCGAGGACGATACAGTCTGTAGCGCTCGTGAGCGAAGTGATATACGGCACCCCTACCCGCTTTGATGACCCCGCAAGGTTCTCTTTTGCCCATGGCGGCAAGGACGGCCACCCTTTCCCTGTTCCTGTAAAAGTATTCGATGAAACCATAAGCACGCTGCAAACGGCTATCCATCGCGCTAAGATCGGCAATTCTGATAAGATGCAGGCTATCAAAAAACTCTCCGAAATTTCATGGAATGCCGAAAAAGATTTTACCCCTAATACCAATTTTGATGCGCTCATTCAAAAGGAGCGCGACGAATCGTGGAAATATGGCGGCCGCACCGTTTTTGGCAAGGCAAAACCTCCCAAAGGCAGCGATGGCAGCCAGCTACAGCTTTTTTAG
- a CDS encoding cation diffusion facilitator family transporter, with the protein MTGNSKLAIYGALAANVGIATVKFVAASVTGSSAMISEGIHSAVDSGNSLLLLLGMKRSQRPPDRGHPFGHGKEIYFWSLIVAILVFSLGGGMSVYEGVSHLRHPVELRDPFWNYVVLFASMLFEGASLVFAVREFNKTKGKFSFFEELHMSKDPSLFAVIYEESAAITGLLIALAGVFLGHYFNNPMFDAIASMLIGAVLITVAIIMVKESKGLLVGESANEDIVKGIYDLVNKEPRVETLYFPLTMHLAPNEILLALDVEFRKEMTVEELFETINQLEEQIKKAFPNVKKIYIEARNFGGRQRPWQIETVD; encoded by the coding sequence ATGACAGGCAATTCAAAATTAGCGATATACGGCGCACTGGCGGCTAATGTTGGCATTGCCACAGTGAAGTTTGTGGCAGCATCGGTCACTGGGAGCTCAGCCATGATCAGCGAAGGCATTCACAGCGCCGTTGACAGCGGTAACTCTTTACTATTATTGTTAGGTATGAAGCGCAGCCAACGGCCACCGGATAGGGGGCATCCTTTTGGGCACGGCAAGGAAATCTATTTCTGGTCCCTCATTGTGGCCATACTGGTTTTCTCGCTGGGCGGCGGGATGTCGGTATACGAAGGCGTGAGCCACTTGCGGCATCCTGTAGAGCTGCGCGATCCGTTCTGGAATTATGTGGTATTGTTTGCTTCGATGCTATTTGAAGGGGCATCGTTGGTCTTTGCGGTGCGCGAATTCAATAAAACGAAAGGAAAATTCAGTTTCTTCGAAGAGCTGCACATGAGCAAAGACCCGTCGCTGTTTGCTGTTATCTATGAGGAAAGCGCAGCCATAACAGGGCTGCTGATAGCTTTGGCTGGTGTGTTTCTGGGGCATTATTTTAATAACCCGATGTTTGACGCAATAGCATCGATGCTGATCGGTGCAGTGCTGATAACCGTGGCCATAATTATGGTGAAGGAAAGCAAAGGCCTGCTGGTAGGGGAAAGTGCCAATGAGGATATCGTAAAAGGCATTTACGACCTTGTGAATAAAGAGCCGCGTGTCGAGACGCTTTATTTCCCACTTACCATGCACCTGGCCCCTAACGAGATATTACTGGCGTTGGATGTTGAATTCCGTAAGGAAATGACAGTCGAGGAATTGTTTGAAACCATAAACCAACTGGAAGAGCAAATAAAAAAGGCATTCCCCAATGTAAAGAAAATCTACATCGAAGCCAGGAATTTTGGCGGCAGGCAAAGGCCTTGGCAGATAGAAACGGTGGATTAA